The genomic interval CGCCGGATTCAGGATGTCGCCCCGCACCCGCCAGATGCTCGCCTCGTCCGGGTAGGCTTCCAGTTCTGTGATCAGCCGCTCCAGGTCGCGCGTGAACAGGGTCCGCAATTCAGGAAGCCTACCCGCAGCTTACCTGCAACCGCCAGGGGCGCAGGCGTCTGGAAGAGCCGGGGGACGTTTTGGGAGCCGACCCAAGGCCCCGTTCAGTCTCCAGGTCGTGATCCTGCCCTGGGTGGCCGGCTCAAACGACGTGACCCACCGCCCGGGACGACCAGCAGAGTGCGCAGGAGGCGGTGCTGCCTGGAGCTCTTCTGGCTGTCATCTTCCAGGTGGTCAACCGGCCGTGCGTGGGTGAGGCAGGGGCCTCTTGGGGGACTGTGCTGTGGCTGGAGGGCATGTGAGCAAGGCTGGCCCTGGTGTCGGTCGCGGGCAGACAGTATTTGCTGGGTCCCTGTCGGGCCTCAGCGAGAGCACTCTCTCCAGGGCACCTATTTGGGTGGAAGGAGGAGTTTGCCTTCCAGCGGGGTGCTGAGCACGATGCTCGTATCGCAGGTGAAGCCCATGTTGATCAGTTCGGTCAGCATGGATTCCAGGGCGCCGACGTCCGGGACGGCCACTTTCAGGATGCATGAGTTGTCGCCGGTCACGGAGTGGCACTCGAGGACGCCGTCATGGCGGGTGGCCCAGCGGACAAGTGTGGGATCGTTCCGGCCGCTGTCCTGCACGCCGATGAAGGCCGTGATGGTGCGGCCCAGGGGCTTGCTGGCGACGCGGACGCCGTAGCCGAGGATGACGCCGGCGTCCTCGAGGCGACGAACTCGTTCTGTCACGGCGGGGGCGCTGAGGCCGACGCGGCGGCCGAGTTCCCGCATGCTGAGTCTGGAGTCCGTCTGGAGTTCCTGAAGGATGCGGTGGTCGAGGGGGTCGAGGTGGCCGCCGGACTGTCTCATTCCACCCACCTTAGCATTTGGAAGGTTAGGAGTGTCGTTTATGACCTCCGTGCGCCGTGAACCCTGCGCAACTGATAAGCGACGGGCATTCCAAAATGCCGGGCTCGACAACGAAAATGAACTGCACATAAGTTCACGTTTCACCTGCAGTTCACACCGGAGGACGACCATGCCCATTCATCCACAGGCCACCATCCGCAGCCAGATGATGCTGCCCCGCAACCACCGCGCACCCAAATGGGCGGACGTGCCCGACGAGCAGTGGTACGACTGGAAATGGCAGTTGAAAAATCGCATCAATTCGGTTGATGAACTCGAGGAAGTCATCCGCCTGACCGAATCCGAACGTGCCGGCGCAAGCGCCGAAGGCATCTTCCGCCTGGACATCACGCCGTACTTCGCGTCCCTGATGGACGCCGAGGACCCCACCTGCCCCGTGCGGCGTCAGGTGATTCCCACCCATCACGAACTCGAACCGTTCACCAGCATGATGGAAGACTCCCTCGCGGAGGACAAGCACAGCCCCGTGCCGGGCCTCGTGCACCGGTACCCCGACCGGGTCCTGATGCTCGTCACCACGCAGTGCGCCAGCTACTGCCGCTACTGCACGCGCAGCCGCATCGTGGGTGACCCCAGCGAAACGTTCAACCTGGCCGAGTACGAGCAGCAGCTGAACTACCTGCGCAACACCCCGCAGGTGCGTGACGTGCTGCTCTCCGGCGGGGACCCCCTGACCCTGGCTCCCAAGGTTCTGGGCCGCCTGCTGAGCGAACTGCGCAAAATCGAGCACATCGAGATCATCCGCATCGGCACGCGCGTTCCGGTGTTCATGCCCATGCGCGTCACGCAGGAACTCTGCGACGTGCTCGCCGAGAACCACCCCGTGTGGATGAACATTCACGTGAACCACCCCAAGGAGATCACGCCGGAAGTTGCCGAGGCCTGCGACCGCCTCACCCGCGCCGGGGTGCCGCTCGGGAACCAGAGCGTGCTGCTGCGCGGCGTGAACGACCACCCTGTGATCATGCAGAAACTCGTGCGGGAACTCGTGAAAATCCGCGTGCGCCCCTACTACATCTACCAGTGTGACCTCGTGCACGGCGCCGGGCACCTGCGCACCACCGTCAGCAAAGGCCTGGAAATCATGGAAAGCCTGCGCGGCCACACCAGTGGTTACTCGGTGCCCACCTACGTCGTCGATGCGCCCGGCGGCGGCGGGAAGATCCCGGTTGCGCCCAACTACGTCCTGTCGCACAGCCCAGAGAAACTCATCCTGCGGAACTTCGAAGGGTACATCGCCGCGTACAGCGAACCCACCGACTACACCGGCCCGGATATGGTCGTTCCTACCGAATGGCAGCGCAAGGAACCCGGACAGACCGGTATTTTCGGTCTCATGGAAGGCGAGCGCATCAGCATTGAACCCAAGGAGTTCAGCGAGAGCCGTCACCGCCCCGGGGCCACCCAGCACCGCCTGAACAGCCGCGAGGACAAGTGGGCTGCCCACGGCATCGGCACGCAGCTCACCGATACCGCGCCCGACGGCATGCCCCAGACGTCCCCGCCCATCAGCGGCGACTGAGTTCACCCGCACCCTCCGGCCGCGCCCGGCCGGGCAGCCCTGAAGCCTGACTTTCAGCTGTCACAGGGCAACGCGGTCACACCCTGCCTCCTGCCGGCACGCCGGCCCACGACCCTGGTCCACCCCGCCTTTTCGCCCACCACCTGAATGGAGTCCGCATGACCACCCTGCCCAAAGCCCGTCAGCCTGAACTGAAAACCTCGCTTCCCGGCCCGCACACGGCCGCCATCATGGAACGCGACCGGCAGCACCTCTCCACGTCGTACATGCGGCCGTACCCGTTCGTCCCGGATCACGGCGAAGGCGTGTGGCTGACCGACGTGGACGGCAACACCATGCTCGACTTCTTCGCGGGTATCGCCGTGAGCACCACCGGGCACGCCCACCCGCACGTGGTGAAGGCCGTGCAGGAGCAGATCACGAAGTTCACGCACGTGTGCCTGACGGACTACCCTCAGGAGATCACCACGAGTCTCGCCGAGCGCCTGGTCAGGCATGTGGAACGACCCGGCGAGAAGTGGCGCGTGTTCTTCAGCAACTCCGGCGCGGAGGCGGTCGAGGCGGCCGTGAAACTGGCGCGCAACCACACGGGCCGGCCGCACATCATCTCCACCATGGGCAGCTTCCACGGCCGCACGTACGGCGCGATTACCCTGACGGGCAGCAAGACGAAATACAAGCGCGGGTTCGGACCGCTGCTGCCTGCCGTGTCGCACGTCCCGTACCCGAACCCTTTCCGGCCGCCGCTGGGCAGCACCCCGGAAACCTGCGGGCAGGCGGTACTGGAGCACATCGAGTCCCTGTTCGTGGGCATCCTTCCGGCCGATGAGGTCGCGGCCATCATTGTGGAACCCATGCAGGGTGAGGGCGGGTACATCGTGCCCCCCGCAGACTTCCTGCCGGGCCTGCGCGCCCTGTGCGACAAGTACGGCATCATGCTGATCTTCGATGAGGTGCAGGCCGGAATGGGCCGTACAGGGAAGATGTTCTCCTTCCAGCACTTCGACGTTCAGCCGGATATCATTACCTCCGCGAAGGGCATCGCCTCCGGCATGCCCCTGGGCGCCCTGCTGGCCAAGGAGAGCGTCATGACGTGGCCGGTCGGGTCACACGGCAGCACGTACGGCGGGAACCCCGTAGCGGCTGCCGCGGCGCACGCCACGCTGGACCTGCTGGAAGGCAAGGTCCGGCACCCCGGCTGCGGCGACAACCTGATGCACAACGCCGCGCAGGTCGGCGCGTTCATCATGTCGGCGCTGAAGGCGATGCAGGCGGAGTTCGCGTTCCTGGGTGACGTACGGGGCGAGGGCCTGTTCATTGGTCTGGAATTCGTGAAGCCTGACGGCAGTCCGGACGGCGCGCTGCGGGACCGCGCGTCCATGGCGATGTTCGAGCGCGGCCTGTTGAACCTGGACTGCGGTGAGGCCGTCATCCGCATCAGCCCGCCCCTGATCCTCACGCGTGAAGAGGCCGAGACGGGCCTGAACATCATGCGTGAGACGCTCCGCACCCTGCAGTAACCGGGAGGCAGAAAGGAGGGGCCTGGGAACACCTCGTTCCCAGGCCCCTCCTGTTGGGCTGGCGGCAAAGCGAGGAGGGGAGACGCACACGCCTCCCCTCCTCAAGCTGGCGGTTCAGCCCTTACTGCAGACGCTTGGCGATGGACTGCAGGCTGGCGCTGTCGGCCCAGGCCATGCCGCGCTGCACGTACGTGCGGGCACTGGCCTGGTCGCCACGCTGCAGCGCCAGGTAGGCGAGCTTCGCGGCACTCAGGGACGCCCACTGCTTCTCCTGGTCGGTCAGGTCACCCAGACGGGTCCAGGCGTTGTACGCGTTGATCCACCACTGGGTCTTGGTGTACAGCTGCGCCAGGTACGCGTTGTAGTCGCGGTTGCCGGCTTCCATGTTCGCGGCGTAGTACGCGTGATCCACGGACGCCTTCCACAGCGTGCGGTCGTAGAAGGGAATGGGGTAGGCCACGTCAGCCTGCACGGCGAACTCCTGAGCTTTAGCGAAGTTCTCGCTGGCACTCATGCTGGCCGGCCCGGTCGTAGCGGCCATGTCTTCCGTCGTCGTCGTCGTGGTCGTCGTCGTCGTGGTGGCGGGAGTGGTGGTGTCCTGCGCGGCGGCCAGGCCACTCAGCGCGAACGCGGTCAGCATGAGAATGTTCTTCATAACAGTTCGCATCTTAGGCTCTACCCTGACAGGCGTCCACGCCGCCACGCCCACCGTAAAGGGTCCGTAAAGGAGCTTATTCAAAGATGAGGAACACCCACGTTTTACCCACGCTTCTCCTGGGAACTCTGGCCGGATTCAGTGCGGCCAGCGCCCAGACCACCATCACCGCGCCTCAGTTCACCGCGCCTCAGTTCACCGCGCCGAAGGTGGACGTTTTCAAGGAACTCCGCGTCCTTTCCGGGGTGACCATCTCCGGGTCCGGCGACCTCACCTTCCTCGGCTCCGACGCCCGCGTCCACCGCACCGACGCCACCGGCAGCGAGAAATGGTCCTTCACCGTCGGTGACATCGGACGCGCCTACCCGGTCGTCACACCCCAGGGCGTCACCATTGCAGCCGCCTACGACGACACCGTGTACGCCCTCGATCCTGCCGGGAAACTCCTGTGGAAACAGAAACTCGACGGTGACATCTTCGCCACCCCCGCCCTGAGAGCCGACGGCAGCGTCATTGTCGCCACCGCCGGCGGCACCGTGCACGCCCTGAGCAGCGACGGTAAACCCCTCTGGGCCTACAAGGTGGGCGCCCCCGTCTTCAGCAGCCCCGCCATCGGCCCGGACGGCACCATCTACTTCGGCGCGCAGAACAACCGCATGCACGCCCTGACCCCCACCGGCCAGCTGAAATGGACGTACGCCGCCGGGTCCCTCATCTTCAGCTCCCCGGCCGTCGGGCCCGACGGCAGCGTGTACTTCGGCTCCAGCGACCGCCGCATTCACGCCGTCACACCCGCCGGACAACCCAAATGGACAGTCCCGACCGGCCTGTTCGTGAACGCCAGTCCCATCATCACCAGCCAGGGCCTCGTCGTGGTTGGCAGCTATGACGGCAGCGTGTACGCCGTGAACACCACCGGCGAAAGCGAATGGACCTACCGTGCAGGTGCCGGTATCGCCGCGTCTGCGGTGGAACTCAGCGACGGCACCCTCATCATCCCCGACCTGAACGGCACCGTCCACGCCATCGGCAAGGCCGGACAGGCGCTGTGGCAGATCAAGACCGGCAAGAAGATCGACACCGGACTCAGCGTCAGCGACCAGGGCGCCGCGTACTTCGTCACGGAAGGCGGAGGCCTGAACATCCTCCAGAAGCAACGTCCCCTCGCCGTGGGGCCCTGGACCACCTTCCACGCCGCCCCAAACCCTGTGGGCCGTGTTCCCACCAGCGTGGACATCCAGACCCAGACGCAGGCCCGCCGGGCCGCCGCCACCGCCGTTATCGCCACCCTCAAACCTGCCACGCCCACCACCACTGCCCCCGCCCAGCCCACCCGGCCGGCCCCGGCTCCCGTCCCCGCCGGGCAGACCCCGCCGGCGTCAGCCACCGGCACCCCGCCGGCCACCACCGCCCCTCAACCCCCACAGCCTGCACCCGCGCCGCAGCCTGCCCAGACACCCGCGCAAGCCG from Deinococcus taeanensis carries:
- a CDS encoding Lrp/AsnC family transcriptional regulator, translated to MRQSGGHLDPLDHRILQELQTDSRLSMRELGRRVGLSAPAVTERVRRLEDAGVILGYGVRVASKPLGRTITAFIGVQDSGRNDPTLVRWATRHDGVLECHSVTGDNSCILKVAVPDVGALESMLTELINMGFTCDTSIVLSTPLEGKLLLPPK
- the ablA gene encoding lysine 2,3-aminomutase is translated as MPIHPQATIRSQMMLPRNHRAPKWADVPDEQWYDWKWQLKNRINSVDELEEVIRLTESERAGASAEGIFRLDITPYFASLMDAEDPTCPVRRQVIPTHHELEPFTSMMEDSLAEDKHSPVPGLVHRYPDRVLMLVTTQCASYCRYCTRSRIVGDPSETFNLAEYEQQLNYLRNTPQVRDVLLSGGDPLTLAPKVLGRLLSELRKIEHIEIIRIGTRVPVFMPMRVTQELCDVLAENHPVWMNIHVNHPKEITPEVAEACDRLTRAGVPLGNQSVLLRGVNDHPVIMQKLVRELVKIRVRPYYIYQCDLVHGAGHLRTTVSKGLEIMESLRGHTSGYSVPTYVVDAPGGGGKIPVAPNYVLSHSPEKLILRNFEGYIAAYSEPTDYTGPDMVVPTEWQRKEPGQTGIFGLMEGERISIEPKEFSESRHRPGATQHRLNSREDKWAAHGIGTQLTDTAPDGMPQTSPPISGD
- a CDS encoding PQQ-binding-like beta-propeller repeat protein; its protein translation is MRNTHVLPTLLLGTLAGFSAASAQTTITAPQFTAPQFTAPKVDVFKELRVLSGVTISGSGDLTFLGSDARVHRTDATGSEKWSFTVGDIGRAYPVVTPQGVTIAAAYDDTVYALDPAGKLLWKQKLDGDIFATPALRADGSVIVATAGGTVHALSSDGKPLWAYKVGAPVFSSPAIGPDGTIYFGAQNNRMHALTPTGQLKWTYAAGSLIFSSPAVGPDGSVYFGSSDRRIHAVTPAGQPKWTVPTGLFVNASPIITSQGLVVVGSYDGSVYAVNTTGESEWTYRAGAGIAASAVELSDGTLIIPDLNGTVHAIGKAGQALWQIKTGKKIDTGLSVSDQGAAYFVTEGGGLNILQKQRPLAVGPWTTFHAAPNPVGRVPTSVDIQTQTQARRAAATAVIATLKPATPTTTAPAQPTRPAPAPVPAGQTPPASATGTPPATTAPQPPQPAPAPQPAQTPAQAAQAAARNVRTADGQVFLPLNDLATALRLDVRNVTARTATIRLNSQLIPLTVRSFDRTAYVPLAALSALPGATARLTSTPARAVTLSVNGQTITLPVNLVPLLPLRSPEYMGVLSQ
- a CDS encoding acetyl ornithine aminotransferase family protein, whose amino-acid sequence is MTTLPKARQPELKTSLPGPHTAAIMERDRQHLSTSYMRPYPFVPDHGEGVWLTDVDGNTMLDFFAGIAVSTTGHAHPHVVKAVQEQITKFTHVCLTDYPQEITTSLAERLVRHVERPGEKWRVFFSNSGAEAVEAAVKLARNHTGRPHIISTMGSFHGRTYGAITLTGSKTKYKRGFGPLLPAVSHVPYPNPFRPPLGSTPETCGQAVLEHIESLFVGILPADEVAAIIVEPMQGEGGYIVPPADFLPGLRALCDKYGIMLIFDEVQAGMGRTGKMFSFQHFDVQPDIITSAKGIASGMPLGALLAKESVMTWPVGSHGSTYGGNPVAAAAAHATLDLLEGKVRHPGCGDNLMHNAAQVGAFIMSALKAMQAEFAFLGDVRGEGLFIGLEFVKPDGSPDGALRDRASMAMFERGLLNLDCGEAVIRISPPLILTREEAETGLNIMRETLRTLQ